The nucleotide sequence ATTAGGATGATTTTAGCGGGAGTTTTGAGTTGGTTAGTAGCCCGCCAAATGGTTACTTTTAAAAGCTTAAGGCATTATGGTTACAAAGAAATTATGATTGCCAGTATTGGTTTTTTCTTGTTTCAAATTTTCTTTACTACCGGCGTTAAATTAACTACCGTTGGTAATGCTTCACTAATTTTGAGTTGTTTACCGATTAGTGTTGCTGTGATTAATTACCTACACAAATTTGAACAAGCTAATGTCAATTTAGGGTATAGCATTATTTGTTCTTTGGTCGGTGTAATAATAATGATTTTTAGTACCGGACAAAGTTTTAGCCTGGAGAGTAATCATTTAATTGGTGGGACAATGTTATTATTAGCCCAATTTTGCTATGCTTATTACACCGTGTTTTCAAAACAGAGCATCAAAGAATATTCGCCCTATCAAGTGACAACTTATATTTTATTGATTTCCACAATTTTGTTAATGCCATTTTCGCTCAATGATTTTTATCAGACTAAATGGAGTAATTTACCGTGGGAAGCGTGGGTAAGCATTTTTTACTCCGGCATTTTTCCGCTGTTTTTAGGCAATATTTTGTGGATTTGGGGAGCCGGAGTGATTGGCAGTAATAAGGCGTCGTTATATAATAATTTACCACCGGTTTTTTCGGTGCTGCTAGGGTGTTTGTTTTTTGAGGAAAAATTTGGTTTGCTAAATTTATTAGGAGTAAGCTTAATTATTGTTGGACTGATTATTAGTAAAAAAACTAGCAAGAATATTTAAAAATAAATATTCTTGCTAGTTTAAATTTTAATCTTCAGGAAGACAAATTTTATTAGCTATAATAGCTTTAATAGTATTTAAAATTAATATTATGATAAAAATTGATAAAAAGGTTAATAATGTAAAAAAAATTAATTTATAAATAATAATATTTGTTATACTGTACATTAAAGAACTGGCGATAGTTATAGCAGCTAAAGGGAAGGAATATGCCCACCATGATAAATAATACTTAATTTTATTAAACATTGTAAATTGACTAAATAAAAATATAGTTAAGAATAAAGCAAAGTAATATAAAATTTTTGCAAAACTATCAATGTTATTAGTTAATTTAAGATAAGAAATAAAACCTAAAGCTGGAGGAGCTATTAAAATAAAAAAAGTTGGTAATAATTTTTCTGGTAATGGATGATGAAAAAATATTCTATAAATAAAAATTGTGAAAAATAAAAGCCAAAAAACTATACCAATGCTATAAAAGAACCAGGATATTTCAGAATTAGCATGGTTTACTCCAATTATTGGAATTAATATATTGCCAACAATTGGTATAAACCATGCTGGATTAAAGTGTGTTATTTCAAATTTTGATTGGCGAATCCAATAAGATAATATTGCAATTGTTGATAATAAATGTAGCGAGGAACCGATTATCCATAATATTCTAGATAAATTAGTATTTAAATCATAATAAGCTATGCTTAAAAGGATAATGCTAATAGTAAAAGTTGGTGCGAAGCTTATTTTTATGGGGTGCGATAGTTCTTTGTATACAGAAGGTTTAAATTTTAAAAATTTTATAATATAAGTTATTAAAATAATAAAAAAAAGAAAAGAAATAATATAAAGAACTGTTGTGCTAATAAGATAAGGATAGCTTAAAAGCTTTTCTAATTTTTGCAATGATATTGTATATCCTGTTAATCCCATAATAATAGAAAAGAATGATAAAGGAAAAAATTCTAATTTTGAAAAATTCATAAGATATTACTCCTTTTAAATGATAATGTAAAGATTATAGACATATGTCAATAATCTTATTTTATTATAGCAGAAATAATTAATAAAGTGAGTTTGTCACAGAAATTTTGGGGAAATATATATTAAAAATACCGCTGATAATGGAAATTTGTGTTAGACTAAAGGTGGTATGGGGAGTGGGGGATTTTATGACGAAAAATATTATCAGATTAATGGTTAGCATTGTAATTATTAGCATTGTTGTAATTAGTGGACAAATATATTCATTTAATAATCGCCAAGCTGATAATTTATCAAGTTATTGTAATATTGATTTTATTGGATTAAAGCAGGATGGTGTTGTGAAAGCAGCCTTTTTGGAAATTGTTGATTTTCGGTATTCAGGAGCAAAATTATCACCACAATTGGAATTGATAATTGATAACGGAGAAGTTTCTTGTTTAGCACAAAGTATTAGTCAAAGCAACAATGACCAAGGGAGTTTATTGGAACAAAGGAAAGCAAAAAATATTTTAAAAGTAGTATTAGATGAAGCTGTAGTGAAACAAATTAAAAGTGCAACAATGGTAAAAGTTGGTTTTAAATATGAAGATGATACAAATTTTAGAGTGTTTCCGCTTAGTCAAGTTGATTTAAACTATTGGAAAAATCAATTATAAGGTTGAAGAGCTGTGAGTATTTACAGCTCTTCTTTTTATTGCTATTTTAAGGGGTTTATTTTATAATGCTAATTGTTAACCGATAAAAATAAAATGGTTAACTAAAGGAGTGGTGGTTTGTTTATTATTCAGGGCTGGGGGACAGATCAAAGAGTTTGGCCACAGTGGCTAAAAGATAGCGGAACTTGTTATAGTAAAAACTTGCCACAATTTCAGGTTGTTGAACAAGAATTTTTACAGTGTTTTTCTGTTAAGCAGAAAAAACTTACGATATTAGGTTGGAGTTTAGGAAGTATGTTGGCCTTAGAATTGGCACATAAACATGGTGATAAAATTGCTCAACTTGTTTTAATTTCACCCACTGCTAAATTTATCAGCAGTGGTGATTATGAGGTGGGGTTACCAAGCGGGGTGCTTAAAAACTTGCAACGCAAATTAAGTCGCAATAAAGAAGTAACGCAGCAAAGTTTTTATAGCTTAATGTTTAGTTATAGCGAGGATAACTTTCGCCATAACTTTATTAAGGATATGGCGCCGTTTTTCTATGATTTAGAGCTAGAAAGTTTGCAACAAGGTTTAACGTATTTACAAGAACAGGATTTACGGTTGTTGTTACCGGAGATTAAAGTTCCGGCAATTATTATTTCCGGTAGTGCTGATGCTATTTGTTTGCCCCAAGCAGCAGAATTTTTACATCACACATTAAGAAACAGTAAGCTTTTTAAAATAACAGGAGCAGGACATATCCCGTTTTGGACGCAAGCAGAGCTTTGCAAAAATATTTTGCAACAGGAGGCATTATATGATAAATAAACAAGGTGTTACTAAGCATTTTAGTCGTAATGTTAGTACTTATGATGAATATGCTGTTGTCCAAAAACTGATGGCGAGTAAGCTTGGTGCTTTAGCGCAAAAACAAGGTGATTTTAAGAATATTTTAGAAATAGGCTGTGGCACTGGATTTTTCACGGAAATTTTAGCGAAGTCCTTTCCCCAGGCTAAAATTAGAAGTACCGATATTTCCCAAGAAATGCTTAACTTTACCCAAGCTAAGCTAAGTCACTATAAAAATATCACTTATGAACAAGCAGATGGTGAAAATTATAGCAGTGGCGAAAAATTTGATTTGATAATATCTAATGCTGTGTTTCAGTGGTTTAATGATTATTATCATGCTTTTAGTAAATTTAAAGACTTATTAACCCCAGAAGGTTGTTTAGTCTATGCTACTTTTGGTGAAGATACTTTTTGGGAACTTAATAATTCTTTTAACTTAGCCAAAGAAGAGTTAGCTTTGACAAATACTAATAGTCATGGACCGGCTTTTATTTCCTGGAAAAACTTAAGAAAAATTAGCAATGCACTAAACTTTAGTGTTAGTGTTACTGAAGAAAAAGTGCAGGAGTTTTTTCCTAATGTTAAAGCTTTTTTAAGTTCGGTGAAAAAGGTTGGTGCTAATAATGCTAACAATAGCAATAAAGTATTAATTAATAGAAAATTAATGTTGAAGATGATGGAAAAGTATGCTAGAAATCATGGCATCATCGGAAAGATTCCGGCAACATATCATATTATTTATGCGGTCCATAAGGTTAGGGCTTAAAGTAAGGATTTAATAAAATGATGGTTAGCCTAAATTAAAATGTTAACCATCGCAGCAAAAGGAGAATTATAATGAGAGAAGTTATGAATATATTTGCTTTGGGTGAAAAAGTTTTACGCGGGGGCAGTATTACTAGAGCAGAGGCTAGTAAATTAGCTAATACGGCCGAAGAAAATTTGCCATTTTTATTAGCGATGGCCGATAAAATTAGACAAAAATTTGTGGGCGATGAAGTTGATTTATGCTCTATTGTCAATGGGCGTTCTGGTCGTTGTTCAGAGGATTGTACTTTTTGTGCGCAATCGGCACATTACAAGGCTGATATTAAGGTCTATGATTTGTTGAGTAGTGATGAATTGGTAGCTGCGGCGAAAAAAGCACAAGCTGGAGGGGCGTTAAGATTTAGTATTGTAACTAGTGGTAGGGGTGTTGCCAGTGACAATGATTTTCCGAAAATTATTGAAGCTTTAAAAAGAATAAAGGCGGAAACTAACTTGTTATTGTGTGCTTCGCTGGGAACTTTGACTTTAGAACGAGCGAAAGCCTTAAAGGAAATTGGGGTTAGTCGTTATCATCATAATGTGGAAAGTAGCCGGGGTTATTATGATAAAATTTGCAGTACTCATTCTTATGATGATAGAGCTAAGACGATTGAAATTGCACATCAAGCTGGACTGGAAGTTTGTTCAGGTGGCATTATGGGATTAGGCGAAAGTATGGAAGATCGACTGGATATGGCGTTTGATTTAAAAGAGATGAATGTTCATTCAGTTCCACTTAATTTACTTAATCCGATTAAAGGAACTCCATTAGAAGGTCAAGTAGCCTTAAAGCCGAAAGAAATTCTTAAAATATTTGCGTTATTTAGATTTATCTTACCTAAGAAAGGTATTCGGACTGCCGGTGGTCGTGAAGTTAATTTACGCGATTTGCAAGCGCTGGGCTTGATGGGTGGGATTAACGGGATGTTGATTGGTGGATATTTAACAACCGGTGGCAGAAATTATAGTGATGATATGAAAATGATAACTGACTTGGATTTAGTAGCTTTATCAGCACAGAAAAACTAGGAGGTTGTTACTTTGTATAGTATAAGAATGAGAGCAGCAGAAGGTGGTTGTCATGAAAAGGGTGGCAGACATATTTCTGGGGCTGAGCGTTTGGTTAGCAAAGAAAACCTTCAGCTGATAGCAAGTCAAATGATAGAGCGAGCCTTAACGCATACAAAGGGTGAGGCTGATTTTATTAATATTGTTATTGAGAAGCTTAATCCGGAAACTGTACAGAAAATTAATTGTTTATCAATAAAATCAATAGAAACAGTTGATGCTGCTAGCGGGAGAAACTTTGCTAAAGGCGTGTTGCAAAGTGCTGGTATTAGTGAGATGGCGATAAATAATGTCTTTAATTTGTTAGCCGGTTTGTCCACTAGTTTGCGTGGAGCAATGATTGTTGATGTTAAGACCGGTAAGCGAATTGACACTTATGGACAACGGGGAATTAGAGTTTCAAGAATGGATATTGCAGAGGAAGCTTCTTTTACAAAGTTTTTAGCTAGCCAAGGCTATGATAACTTGCATATCAGAGAGGCACTGGTGTTAGCATCTAAAGTGGTAGCAGGACCTGGTGTTGTGGCGGAATTATGTTGGTCAGATGATCCTGAATATACAGCAGGGTATGTGGCGACGAAACAGTGCTATACTAGATTTACTAATATCAAACCGTTGGGCAATGATATTGGTGGAAGAGTTTTTTTTGTAAACAATGTCGCAGTG is from Negativicutes bacterium and encodes:
- the bioC gene encoding malonyl-ACP O-methyltransferase BioC; this encodes MINKQGVTKHFSRNVSTYDEYAVVQKLMASKLGALAQKQGDFKNILEIGCGTGFFTEILAKSFPQAKIRSTDISQEMLNFTQAKLSHYKNITYEQADGENYSSGEKFDLIISNAVFQWFNDYYHAFSKFKDLLTPEGCLVYATFGEDTFWELNNSFNLAKEELALTNTNSHGPAFISWKNLRKISNALNFSVSVTEEKVQEFFPNVKAFLSSVKKVGANNANNSNKVLINRKLMLKMMEKYARNHGIIGKIPATYHIIYAVHKVRA
- a CDS encoding SLAC1 anion channel family protein, which produces MNFSKLEFFPLSFFSIIMGLTGYTISLQKLEKLLSYPYLISTTVLYIISFLFFIILITYIIKFLKFKPSVYKELSHPIKISFAPTFTISIILLSIAYYDLNTNLSRILWIIGSSLHLLSTIAILSYWIRQSKFEITHFNPAWFIPIVGNILIPIIGVNHANSEISWFFYSIGIVFWLLFFTIFIYRIFFHHPLPEKLLPTFFILIAPPALGFISYLKLTNNIDSFAKILYYFALFLTIFLFSQFTMFNKIKYYLSWWAYSFPLAAITIASSLMYSITNIIIYKLIFFTLLTFLSIFIIILILNTIKAIIANKICLPED
- a CDS encoding EamA family transporter, with product MQVQLILIFVALLWGINPSAMKVGLLSVEPMSYNFIRMILAGVLSWLVARQMVTFKSLRHYGYKEIMIASIGFFLFQIFFTTGVKLTTVGNASLILSCLPISVAVINYLHKFEQANVNLGYSIICSLVGVIIMIFSTGQSFSLESNHLIGGTMLLLAQFCYAYYTVFSKQSIKEYSPYQVTTYILLISTILLMPFSLNDFYQTKWSNLPWEAWVSIFYSGIFPLFLGNILWIWGAGVIGSNKASLYNNLPPVFSVLLGCLFFEEKFGLLNLLGVSLIIVGLIISKKTSKNI
- a CDS encoding alpha/beta fold hydrolase, with the translated sequence MFIIQGWGTDQRVWPQWLKDSGTCYSKNLPQFQVVEQEFLQCFSVKQKKLTILGWSLGSMLALELAHKHGDKIAQLVLISPTAKFISSGDYEVGLPSGVLKNLQRKLSRNKEVTQQSFYSLMFSYSEDNFRHNFIKDMAPFFYDLELESLQQGLTYLQEQDLRLLLPEIKVPAIIISGSADAICLPQAAEFLHHTLRNSKLFKITGAGHIPFWTQAELCKNILQQEALYDK
- a CDS encoding 6-carboxyhexanoate--CoA ligase, translated to MYSIRMRAAEGGCHEKGGRHISGAERLVSKENLQLIASQMIERALTHTKGEADFINIVIEKLNPETVQKINCLSIKSIETVDAASGRNFAKGVLQSAGISEMAINNVFNLLAGLSTSLRGAMIVDVKTGKRIDTYGQRGIRVSRMDIAEEASFTKFLASQGYDNLHIREALVLASKVVAGPGVVAELCWSDDPEYTAGYVATKQCYTRFTNIKPLGNDIGGRVFFVNNVAVEALIEFLEQQPVQIVFEETR
- the bioB gene encoding biotin synthase BioB, with product MREVMNIFALGEKVLRGGSITRAEASKLANTAEENLPFLLAMADKIRQKFVGDEVDLCSIVNGRSGRCSEDCTFCAQSAHYKADIKVYDLLSSDELVAAAKKAQAGGALRFSIVTSGRGVASDNDFPKIIEALKRIKAETNLLLCASLGTLTLERAKALKEIGVSRYHHNVESSRGYYDKICSTHSYDDRAKTIEIAHQAGLEVCSGGIMGLGESMEDRLDMAFDLKEMNVHSVPLNLLNPIKGTPLEGQVALKPKEILKIFALFRFILPKKGIRTAGGREVNLRDLQALGLMGGINGMLIGGYLTTGGRNYSDDMKMITDLDLVALSAQKN